Genomic DNA from Paucilactobacillus hokkaidonensis JCM 18461:
ACAGAAGATGATCAAATGGCCGTCTTCTTAGTAGATCAGGACATGCCTGGGTTTGAATTCGGTAAGCGTGAAGACTTCATTGGACTACGTGGTACCCCAGTTGGTGAAATCGTGATGGATCACATTAGGGTACCTAGCTATCATCTACTGGGTAAAGTTGGTCAAGGGTTAGAAATTGGAAACAATGCTCATGATGATGCCCGAGTTTTGATGGGTGCGGTCTTAGCCGGAATTTTAAAACACGAATTGAAGATTGCAGTTGATTATGCTAAACAACGTAAGGCACTTGATACCCCCCTTTATGATCTTCAAATTATCCAACAAAAAATTTCAGATATCTCAATTACTAAGCAAAACACAGAATTATTGTACCAACATGGTGCACAACTAAAAGTTGATGGAGAACCATATTCAAAAGTCGCCGCCATGGCCAAATCATATGGCAGTCGAAGTGCCGTCGCATCAGGAGACAAGGCATTACAAGTACTTGCAGGTTATGGTTATAGTCGCGAATATCCAATCGAACATTTAATTCGTGACGCCCGAGCAATGGAAATTGCTGAGGGAACGGTTGAGAAGATGAATACGGAAATTTCTAATAAAGAAGTGCAAGCATAAGAGTACAACATGTTCCAAATAAAACATGAAATAATTAAAAGGAGCAATCATCATGAAAATTGTGGTTTGTATCAAACAAGTACCAAACACTGATACAGTTAAAATTGACCCAAAAACTAATAATCTTGTCCGTAGTAATGTTGAGGGGATCATTAATTCATTTGACCGAAATGCCATCGAAGCAGCTCTCCAATTAAAACAACAAGCTGGTGGTGAAGTAGTTTTATTAAGTATGGGACCTGAAAGTTATATTAGTTCTCTCCGTGACGGACTCGCAATGGGAGCCGACGCAGCAATCTTGCTCAGCTCTCGAAAATTTGGTGGAGCTGACACACTCGCAACTGGCTACACCCTAGCAAAAGCCATTACTAAAATTGGCAATGTTGATTTAATACTTTTTGGCCGTCAATCAGTTGATGCAGATACTGGTCAAGTTGGTCCCATTGTCGCCGAAGATTTACAATTACCTCAAATAACCTTTGCTGAGAGTGTTGAATTGCAAAATAATAATCAGCTAATCGGTCACCGGCTACTCGACAGCGTTGTTCAAGAAGTTAAAGTTCAACTTCCTGCAGTGGTCACCGTTCGCAGTGAAATGAACCAGCCTCGTTATGAAACACCGCTCAACATCCAAAAGAGTTTCGAGAAAGAAATTACCATTTGGTCTGAGAATGAACTCGCAGTTGATCCAACACAAATTGGTCAGCCAGGTTCACCCACCATCGTAAAACGAATTTACTCACCTGATAAGGCTGGTCGCCAAACTCAAATGCTTCCTAGTGATGCAAAGAGTGCCGTTTCTACGTTACTATCAGAATTAAATAATTAGCGAAAGGATGCCCACTATGACAAATAATGAAATTTGGGTATTTGTCCAATTAAATGGACAAAGTATCGAACCTACAAGTTTACAATTAATTACTAAAGCACGTGAAATCGCCGGCGAATATTCAGTAGTGGCCTTGATTGCTGAAACTGATGCAATGGACGTGGAAACCACTGTGAAAGAATATGGCCCCGATAAAACTATTATTTTAAAAAATGATCGATTTAATAATGCCAGTGACGGTGAAATTGCAGATGCATTAGATCAGGTCGTTACTGATTTGAAACCAAACAGTCTGTTATTCCCGGCCACAGTTCTCGGTCGTTCAGTTGCTCCTCGATTACAGGCCAAACTAAAAACTGGGTTGACAGCGGATTGTTTAGACATCTATTTTGATGGTGACGACTTAGTCCAGGTTAAACCAACCTACGGCGATGATATTATGTGTGAAATCATCTGTCCTGATGTACGTCCACAGATGGCCACAGTTCGTCCCAATATTTTCAAGGCTGTAAAACAAAGTGCTGACACTGAAATTGTTAATTACCCATTCACATTCCATTCCGAAGCTAACATCGAAGTTATTAGTGAAACTCCTGTTATTAATAGCTCTGCCAATATCGGAGACGCTAAAACTGTCATTGCACTTGGCCGTGGTGCTAACAAACCGCAGATAATTGAAAAAGCAGAAAAGCTTGCTAGTAAATTAGGTGGAATGGTCGGTGTTTCCCGTCCATTAACTGACAATGAAGAGTTCAGTCACGATAATCAGATTGGTCAAAGCGGTAATACGATTGCACCAGAGCTACTAATTAACTTCGGTATTTCTGGTGCTGTGCAATATGCTGTTGGGATTGAAAATGCTAAAAAAGTTGTTTCAATTAATACAGATGCTGATGCCCCTATTTTTAGTAAGTCAGATTATGGATTTATTGGGGATGCAGATGAATTTTTGTCGGCATTGTTAGAACAGGTTCGTTAAGTCTCTGGTTTATTGCAGAAACGTGAAAAAGTCCGCAAAAGTCTATACACAAAGAGTAACCAGCTAGTACGATTCATAATACGAATCTACGTTTCTGTTTTATTGCAGAAACGTGAAAAAGTCCGCAAAAGTCTATACACAAAGAGTAACCAGCTAGTACGATTCATAATACGAATCGTACTAGCTGGTTACTCTTTGTGTTACGACTTCTGGGCGCGGACTTTTTCACTCTACTTTAGAAATGGCACCGCATTTTCCTTTGTAATTTGTTTAATTCCATGGAAATAAGGTACTAATACTTCCGGTACCGTTACCGAGCCGTC
This window encodes:
- a CDS encoding acyl-CoA dehydrogenase family protein, whose amino-acid sequence is MTNDKVSAQNMLHRMIVDFTTNELAPLDMKIDQLGDYPDGLFQKVIDNGLLGITLPREYGGAGFNYVATAQAINAMAFGNASMAVTLEGHFKTLEQLLKYGQPELLKKYLPTATNRIFAFSQTESSGGSNPKGISTRAIKQGDNWIITGDKIMITNGGLAQVYCVLAKTEDDQMAVFLVDQDMPGFEFGKREDFIGLRGTPVGEIVMDHIRVPSYHLLGKVGQGLEIGNNAHDDARVLMGAVLAGILKHELKIAVDYAKQRKALDTPLYDLQIIQQKISDISITKQNTELLYQHGAQLKVDGEPYSKVAAMAKSYGSRSAVASGDKALQVLAGYGYSREYPIEHLIRDARAMEIAEGTVEKMNTEISNKEVQA
- a CDS encoding electron transfer flavoprotein subunit beta/FixA family protein; protein product: MKIVVCIKQVPNTDTVKIDPKTNNLVRSNVEGIINSFDRNAIEAALQLKQQAGGEVVLLSMGPESYISSLRDGLAMGADAAILLSSRKFGGADTLATGYTLAKAITKIGNVDLILFGRQSVDADTGQVGPIVAEDLQLPQITFAESVELQNNNQLIGHRLLDSVVQEVKVQLPAVVTVRSEMNQPRYETPLNIQKSFEKEITIWSENELAVDPTQIGQPGSPTIVKRIYSPDKAGRQTQMLPSDAKSAVSTLLSELNN
- a CDS encoding electron transfer flavoprotein subunit alpha/FixB family protein; translation: MTNNEIWVFVQLNGQSIEPTSLQLITKAREIAGEYSVVALIAETDAMDVETTVKEYGPDKTIILKNDRFNNASDGEIADALDQVVTDLKPNSLLFPATVLGRSVAPRLQAKLKTGLTADCLDIYFDGDDLVQVKPTYGDDIMCEIICPDVRPQMATVRPNIFKAVKQSADTEIVNYPFTFHSEANIEVISETPVINSSANIGDAKTVIALGRGANKPQIIEKAEKLASKLGGMVGVSRPLTDNEEFSHDNQIGQSGNTIAPELLINFGISGAVQYAVGIENAKKVVSINTDADAPIFSKSDYGFIGDADEFLSALLEQVR